A genomic window from Sporosarcina sp. Marseille-Q4063 includes:
- a CDS encoding GNAT family N-acetyltransferase, whose amino-acid sequence MIRITNLEIRQEQVEDYELTERVVKLAFADAKHSDKKEHELVSRIRKSDSFIPKLSLVATDIDSDKIVGHILLSKIKINKAESLALAPVSVLPEYQNQSIGGLLISEALKEAEVLGYNSVVVLGHPEYYPKFGFKKASLWGITAPFEVPDEAFMAIELSENTLSGVSGVVEYPSVFFE is encoded by the coding sequence ATGATACGGATAACGAACTTGGAAATCCGGCAAGAGCAGGTAGAAGATTATGAATTAACCGAGCGTGTTGTAAAGCTGGCATTTGCTGATGCAAAACACAGCGATAAAAAAGAACATGAGTTAGTATCGCGAATCAGAAAATCCGATAGTTTCATTCCAAAGTTATCATTGGTGGCAACGGATATAGACAGTGACAAGATTGTAGGCCACATTCTTTTATCTAAGATAAAAATTAATAAAGCAGAATCCCTTGCGCTTGCGCCTGTTTCCGTCCTACCAGAATATCAAAATCAAAGTATAGGCGGGCTTCTAATTAGCGAAGCGCTGAAAGAAGCGGAAGTACTCGGATACAACTCAGTTGTTGTCCTGGGGCACCCGGAATATTATCCGAAGTTCGGCTTCAAGAAAGCATCCTTATGGGGGATAACAGCGCCTTTTGAAGTGCCGGATGAAGCATTTATGGCAATAGAACTAAGTGAAAATACGCTCAGTGGGGTTTCGGGGGTTGTTGAATATCCTAGTGTATTTTTTGAATAA
- a CDS encoding GtrA family protein, with protein MSREFIRFVLVGVANTAVYYIIYYLFLQIIGIHYLFSHGIAVGLSMIFSYFLNVYFTYNVRPSWQTFFLFPVTQAVNIIVTAISLWVLVDIVGFSALYAPFAALVLTVPITFFVTGRVLKRNERTI; from the coding sequence ATGAGTCGTGAATTTATACGTTTTGTCCTTGTCGGTGTTGCCAATACAGCTGTTTACTACATAATCTATTATCTTTTCTTGCAAATCATAGGGATCCATTATTTATTCAGCCATGGGATTGCGGTTGGACTTAGTATGATTTTCTCTTATTTTTTGAATGTCTATTTTACCTATAATGTGAGACCGAGTTGGCAAACATTTTTCCTGTTTCCCGTGACTCAAGCGGTGAATATCATTGTGACCGCTATTTCGCTCTGGGTGCTTGTGGATATTGTTGGATTTTCAGCTTTATATGCACCATTTGCCGCGCTAGTATTGACCGTTCCAATTACTTTTTTTGTAACAGGGAGAGTTTTAAAACGAAATGAAAGAACAATTTGA
- a CDS encoding translation factor GTPase family protein, which translates to MYKTIGILAHVDAGKTTFSEQLLYHTNSIQQRGRVDHKDAFLDSHIIERDRGITVFADQAQFTYNNSTYTIIDTPGHVDFSPEMERAIQVMDYSVVIISAADGVEGHTETVWQLLKKHQVPTFFFLNKTDREGTNVADVIKEIRENLTEDVYDFTNSFTQSVMEEDLIEFIAERDEDLFEHYMEKGYEKDLWLEKAREMIQHHQIFACSAGSALHDKGVAEFLDLLDQLTKTSYCNDSDFAARVYKIRHDENGNRITYLKSISGLLTVRDDVEVGDQTEKITQIRLYNSRHFESVNQVNAGQLFAVAGLKNANVGDGVGGLKEKASFDLVPTLTSKVVYDSSIHPKEMLHCFKLLDAEDPSLRVVWDEHFKEIHVHVMGIIQLEVLEQIVKERFSYTISFSDPDILYKETIETTVIGYGHFEPLRHYAEVHLKIEPANRNSGIAFDNVCHANDLSIGNQNLIHSHLFERNHHGLLTGSTLTDVKITLLTGRGHNEHTSGGDFREATFRALRQGLEQAENILLEPYYDFKIKVDIDVMGRVLTDIQKAHGTFNSPETVGDKTIIKGRVPVATFMNYSPTFASITNGKGILSLQFGGYDRCHNPEQVIDEIGYDKNADPEYTSSSIFCAKGKGYSVPWHEAQAAMHCL; encoded by the coding sequence ATGTACAAAACAATCGGAATTCTAGCGCATGTAGATGCCGGAAAAACAACTTTCTCCGAGCAGCTACTTTACCATACAAACAGCATTCAGCAAAGAGGTCGCGTTGATCACAAAGACGCATTTCTCGACAGCCATATCATCGAGCGAGACCGAGGCATAACTGTGTTTGCCGATCAAGCTCAATTTACATACAACAATTCTACTTACACAATCATCGATACACCGGGACACGTAGACTTTTCGCCGGAAATGGAACGCGCGATACAAGTGATGGATTACTCGGTCGTTATTATTAGCGCGGCAGACGGCGTCGAAGGGCATACCGAAACGGTGTGGCAATTGCTTAAAAAACACCAAGTACCAACCTTTTTCTTTCTGAATAAAACCGATCGAGAAGGAACGAATGTTGCCGATGTCATCAAAGAGATTCGAGAAAACTTAACGGAAGATGTCTATGACTTCACGAATAGTTTTACTCAAAGTGTAATGGAAGAAGATTTAATTGAATTCATTGCAGAACGCGATGAAGACTTATTTGAACACTATATGGAAAAAGGGTACGAAAAGGATCTGTGGCTGGAAAAGGCACGAGAAATGATTCAACATCATCAAATCTTTGCGTGTTCAGCAGGATCGGCATTACATGATAAAGGTGTGGCAGAGTTCCTTGATTTGCTAGACCAATTAACAAAAACATCATACTGTAACGACAGCGATTTCGCGGCACGCGTGTACAAAATTAGGCATGACGAGAATGGAAACCGAATCACCTATCTAAAATCAATCAGCGGTTTACTAACTGTGCGGGATGATGTGGAAGTTGGAGACCAGACGGAAAAAATTACGCAAATTAGACTTTATAATAGTCGTCATTTCGAATCGGTCAATCAAGTGAATGCCGGACAATTATTCGCTGTGGCAGGTTTGAAAAATGCCAATGTAGGTGATGGGGTAGGGGGATTAAAGGAGAAGGCGAGTTTCGATTTAGTGCCTACACTGACATCCAAAGTTGTCTATGATTCATCTATCCATCCGAAGGAAATGTTGCATTGTTTCAAGCTTTTAGATGCTGAAGATCCTTCATTACGCGTGGTTTGGGATGAACATTTTAAAGAAATCCACGTTCATGTGATGGGCATCATCCAGCTTGAAGTGCTCGAACAAATTGTTAAAGAACGCTTTTCTTATACGATTTCTTTTAGCGACCCAGACATTCTTTACAAAGAAACAATCGAAACAACCGTCATTGGCTATGGCCACTTTGAGCCTTTGAGACATTACGCTGAAGTCCATCTTAAAATTGAGCCGGCCAACCGAAATAGCGGCATCGCATTCGACAACGTCTGTCATGCCAATGATTTGTCTATTGGCAATCAAAACCTGATTCACAGCCATTTATTTGAACGAAATCATCACGGGTTATTAACAGGCTCCACCTTAACAGACGTCAAAATCACATTGCTGACAGGAAGAGGCCATAACGAACATACTTCCGGCGGCGATTTTAGGGAAGCGACATTTCGCGCTTTACGACAAGGACTGGAACAAGCAGAAAACATTTTACTCGAACCCTATTATGACTTCAAAATAAAAGTAGATATCGATGTAATGGGTCGTGTCCTGACCGACATTCAAAAAGCGCACGGCACATTCAATTCACCAGAAACAGTCGGGGACAAAACAATCATAAAAGGACGCGTACCCGTCGCCACCTTTATGAATTACAGTCCTACTTTTGCATCCATCACCAATGGAAAAGGGATATTGTCATTGCAATTCGGCGGTTACGACCGTTGCCACAACCCTGAACAAGTAATCGATGAAATTGGATACGACAAAAATGCTGATCCAGAATACACGTCCTCATCAATCTTCTGCGCCAAGGGAAAAGGGTATTCAGTTCCGTGGCATGAAGCACAAGCTGCGATGCATTGTTTGTGA
- a CDS encoding SAM-dependent methyltransferase — translation MQFEELVNTLTERLSSGLFIGGTISQPRMKSDELKRVRLKPVELQGELHIQFEYQYERILNHENIPLNDLHNKLKELLERFRQAHMEFSNEKVQIQISKKFKVLWRSEKSTSEKVVDLSHNRKKNYLLDENTPYPFLIRLGVQTPEGKVRNQHYDKFRQINRFVEFIDDSLAHLPTNRTIRILDFGSGKSYLTFALYHYLRIEKGLDIKVTGLDLKKEVIEECSLIAKDLNYDDLEFLVGDINEYNEETSVDMVVTLHACDVATDMALARAVKWDAKVILSVPCCQHELFNQIKSPTLDVMLKHGLIKERFSAIATDSIRAELLSLVGYEAQLLEFIDMEHTPKNILIRAYQTGRKATDDEFNTYKEFRNLLNAAPFLENELKELLP, via the coding sequence ATGCAATTTGAAGAATTAGTAAATACACTTACAGAACGCCTATCAAGCGGATTGTTTATTGGCGGTACGATTAGCCAGCCGCGCATGAAATCCGATGAGCTAAAGCGCGTTCGGCTTAAACCGGTGGAGTTGCAGGGTGAACTGCACATCCAATTTGAATATCAATATGAACGGATCTTAAATCATGAAAATATTCCGCTAAACGACTTGCATAATAAATTGAAAGAGCTACTTGAGCGATTCCGCCAGGCGCATATGGAGTTTTCTAACGAGAAAGTTCAAATCCAAATTTCAAAAAAGTTTAAAGTCCTTTGGAGATCCGAAAAATCGACATCGGAGAAAGTCGTTGATTTATCGCATAATCGCAAGAAAAACTACTTGCTCGATGAAAATACGCCCTATCCGTTTTTAATACGACTTGGCGTTCAAACACCTGAAGGCAAAGTGCGGAATCAGCATTATGATAAATTCAGGCAAATTAACCGATTTGTCGAATTCATCGATGACAGCCTCGCCCATTTACCAACGAATCGGACCATCCGGATTCTCGATTTCGGTTCAGGAAAATCATATTTAACATTTGCGCTCTATCATTATTTACGCATTGAAAAAGGACTGGATATTAAAGTCACGGGGCTTGATTTGAAAAAAGAAGTGATTGAGGAATGTAGTTTGATTGCAAAAGACCTTAACTACGATGATCTTGAATTCCTTGTCGGCGACATTAATGAGTATAATGAGGAAACGTCCGTGGATATGGTCGTTACGCTGCATGCTTGCGATGTTGCGACGGATATGGCACTTGCTCGCGCCGTTAAATGGGATGCAAAAGTTATTTTAAGCGTGCCTTGTTGCCAACACGAGCTTTTCAATCAGATCAAATCTCCAACGCTTGACGTTATGCTCAAGCATGGGCTAATTAAAGAGCGTTTTTCAGCAATCGCAACTGATTCAATCCGCGCGGAACTGTTATCGCTCGTCGGCTATGAAGCGCAATTACTCGAATTTATCGATATGGAGCATACACCGAAAAACATTTTAATTCGTGCGTATCAAACCGGGCGTAAAGCGACAGATGATGAATTCAATACCTATAAGGAATTTCGAAACCTTTTAAACGCCGCGCCTTTCTTAGAGAATGAACTGAAAGAGCTTTTGCCATGA
- a CDS encoding nucleoside triphosphate pyrophosphohydrolase, translating into MPVYNKLVRDRIPEIIEISGKVFTTRILEEDDYLMEINKKMHEELAEYEEATSNEDSVEELADLLELIYAAANTFGTTIEELEKIRIDKARKRGGFDERIFLVDVEDD; encoded by the coding sequence ATGCCGGTTTATAACAAACTTGTACGCGATCGCATTCCAGAAATCATCGAGATATCGGGAAAGGTTTTTACGACTCGCATTCTTGAAGAAGATGACTATTTGATGGAAATAAATAAAAAGATGCACGAAGAACTTGCTGAATATGAAGAAGCAACGTCAAACGAAGATTCGGTGGAGGAACTTGCGGATCTCCTTGAATTGATTTATGCAGCCGCGAACACTTTTGGGACCACCATTGAAGAGCTTGAGAAAATCCGTATCGATAAAGCAAGGAAACGCGGCGGATTCGATGAACGCATTTTTCTCGTGGATGTAGAAGATGACTGA
- a CDS encoding glycosyltransferase family 2 protein: protein MGNQLITFLLPAYNETENILPIFDAICNQMQGSDYSFELLFIDDGSQDETLSAIRSLAINYKFVKYVSFSRNFGKEAAIYAGLQHAKGDAVILMDVDLQHPPSLIHELIEGYKEGNHQVVAKRNREGDSKLRTFLSTTFYRFMNQSVNVKLIDGEGDFRLLSRKAVEALLRLSEGNRFSKGLYEWIGMRKKTISYENVARENGKSKWSIGQLLNYGIDGLVSFNTKPLRLCFYAGAIIMSLSLLYILYSFISILQFGIDVPGYFTLISAILFLGGLQLFCLGILGEYIGRIYNETKKRPHYLIDDTNIMRSEGERERRIYHES, encoded by the coding sequence TTGGGCAATCAGCTAATCACATTTTTACTTCCAGCTTATAATGAAACGGAGAATATCCTGCCGATCTTTGATGCGATTTGCAATCAAATGCAAGGTAGCGATTATTCGTTTGAATTGTTGTTCATTGACGATGGAAGTCAGGACGAGACGTTATCTGCAATACGAAGTTTGGCCATCAATTATAAATTCGTCAAGTATGTTTCATTCTCGAGAAACTTTGGGAAAGAAGCTGCGATTTATGCTGGGCTTCAACATGCAAAAGGGGATGCGGTCATTTTAATGGATGTGGATTTACAGCATCCGCCTTCCTTAATTCATGAACTTATTGAAGGCTACAAGGAAGGCAATCATCAAGTCGTTGCCAAGCGGAACCGAGAAGGGGATTCTAAGTTACGTACATTTCTATCAACAACATTTTACCGATTTATGAATCAATCCGTAAACGTCAAATTAATCGATGGGGAAGGTGATTTTCGGCTACTCAGTCGGAAAGCTGTTGAAGCGCTATTACGGTTGAGCGAGGGGAATCGCTTCTCGAAAGGGCTTTATGAATGGATTGGCATGAGGAAAAAAACGATTTCTTATGAAAATGTGGCTCGTGAAAACGGAAAGTCTAAATGGTCAATTGGACAACTGTTGAATTACGGAATTGACGGGTTGGTTTCCTTTAATACGAAACCGCTTCGGCTATGTTTTTATGCCGGGGCTATAATTATGAGTCTTTCATTGCTTTATATTCTTTATAGCTTCATCTCAATCTTGCAATTCGGCATCGACGTTCCCGGGTATTTTACATTAATCTCGGCCATTCTTTTTTTGGGCGGTCTACAACTATTTTGTCTTGGGATTTTGGGCGAATATATCGGCCGTATTTATAATGAAACGAAAAAGCGCCCGCATTATTTGATTGACGATACAAATATTATGCGTAGTGAAGGCGAGCGGGAAAGAAGGATTTACCATGAGTCGTGA
- a CDS encoding class I SAM-dependent methyltransferase, producing MKVQDYERLLRIKTTGMRSGLKKSAHHHRYEATPYSALDELFFEYDLKKSDVVVDFGCGKGRVPFYIHSRFQTLVKGVEMSEELHQKALKNKANYRQRVKRAKGSIRFKNKLAENYKVKPEDNRFYFFNPFSIENFRRVVNNILLSVEEENRTVDIILYYPTIEYIRFLERSTPFKVVQEIRVPEKYEKDDHKRFLIYRYEAE from the coding sequence GTGAAGGTACAAGATTATGAGCGTTTGCTTCGTATTAAAACAACGGGAATGCGTAGTGGGTTAAAGAAATCGGCTCACCATCACCGTTATGAAGCGACGCCATATTCAGCATTGGATGAACTTTTCTTCGAGTATGATTTAAAGAAATCGGATGTCGTTGTCGATTTTGGATGCGGAAAAGGGCGGGTTCCCTTTTATATTCACAGCCGCTTCCAGACTTTGGTGAAGGGTGTCGAGATGAGTGAAGAACTTCATCAGAAAGCACTTAAAAATAAAGCAAACTACCGCCAGCGAGTAAAACGCGCAAAGGGATCTATCCGCTTTAAAAATAAATTGGCTGAAAATTATAAAGTAAAGCCTGAAGACAATCGTTTTTACTTCTTTAATCCGTTTTCAATTGAGAACTTCAGAAGAGTTGTAAATAATATATTGCTTTCTGTTGAGGAAGAAAATCGCACCGTCGATATCATTCTTTATTATCCAACGATCGAATACATTCGTTTTCTTGAAAGAAGCACGCCTTTTAAAGTTGTACAAGAAATTCGCGTTCCTGAGAAATATGAAAAAGATGATCATAAGCGATTTTTGATTTATCGATATGAAGCTGAATAA
- a CDS encoding YfhO family protein — MKEQFEIDNPTKQAKRQWLWIILIALAVSITSHAFFITEFFKGNLMTGMNDGLSQMIPFKQFIYNEYTSGNFFYSDSFGFGGGFFSQLGYYFTTNILYLLVVVVVFSMEWIGLIQHPDIQFWTDVLLPISIFRLTLIILLTTAFFRQLSFSIRASSVAAIVYGTGIIYFRHVMYWDFFSDGMLWLVLLLMGVEKIIRRESPVLFIVAVSFNLITNFYFSYINFLLAFIYIVTRLFINFSANEEKWWKQGVQFSLYGLLGFLVSAFAFIPSVVGYLNNSRPTFDDAIPLLSFTENIILNARIIYLPAIVFIALFFFTLYKHPRFRFFALLIMIGMPMHFSPIIGSVFNGFSAPQYRWEHFLYLCFAGIIACVYDHVKEFQLRHVIYGSSTFIGVVLVVVIYDWSSFPDRWIELTIPLLSLLTILLYVMLMKLNATRARLSFMIATVFIVLSTANYYQATILTTASKVTSEDYMNSEFYNSPEQQQLITKLTAQSTDAHSRIDWLAPTRNNTPIVQEFDGMSVYSSILNKHLLHFYYEDLQIDMPFESVSRYASLGVRTNLYSLLNGQFYMRDKDEKAVPYGFNEVEKSANYSAYENNYLLPSFRKTSTLYNSALMKEEPILAREHAMLQGAIVEGDHEFTDPPQVLELTDYELTPFDAKYDGKLLEVAESGGLTFQFNENVGDGDIYVSFYIEGIKQPERFLLEINEYNTLRKASKSIYRTGVNQLTIRIKADDFVKLTLPKGNYHLRDIRFYKEDYEMLKKVKTFYDNEEPLPIQWENGNVTGSVVSEQPGEIIVTPIPFELGWSLRVDGDSVPLEKVNFAFLGIPLTEGVNEIKMKYRPPYFGLTWKMSVFGLLLLGIVTVCQYRKRKYS; from the coding sequence ATGAAAGAACAATTTGAGATAGATAACCCAACTAAACAGGCTAAACGCCAATGGCTCTGGATCATTTTAATCGCCTTAGCAGTGTCGATTACTAGCCATGCATTTTTTATTACCGAATTTTTCAAAGGGAATTTGATGACAGGGATGAATGATGGGTTATCGCAAATGATCCCTTTTAAGCAATTTATCTATAACGAGTATACGAGCGGAAATTTCTTTTACTCCGACTCTTTCGGATTTGGCGGCGGATTTTTCTCTCAACTGGGCTATTACTTCACGACGAATATCCTCTATTTACTAGTCGTTGTCGTGGTCTTTTCTATGGAATGGATCGGACTAATTCAACATCCAGATATACAATTTTGGACGGATGTTTTATTGCCAATCAGTATTTTTCGGTTAACATTAATTATTCTTCTTACAACGGCTTTTTTCCGCCAGCTTTCTTTTTCGATTCGGGCATCTAGCGTGGCGGCGATAGTGTACGGGACGGGCATCATATATTTCCGCCATGTCATGTATTGGGATTTCTTCAGTGACGGCATGTTATGGCTTGTTTTATTGTTGATGGGTGTCGAGAAGATTATTCGGCGTGAGTCACCCGTATTATTTATTGTTGCAGTTAGTTTCAATCTAATCACAAACTTTTATTTTTCCTATATAAACTTTTTGCTCGCTTTTATCTATATCGTCACGCGTTTATTTATAAACTTTAGTGCGAATGAAGAAAAATGGTGGAAACAAGGTGTGCAATTTAGTTTGTATGGCCTGTTGGGCTTTCTCGTGAGCGCCTTTGCTTTTATTCCAAGCGTTGTCGGCTATTTGAATAATTCGCGTCCTACTTTTGATGACGCCATTCCTTTACTCAGCTTCACGGAAAATATCATTTTGAATGCCCGCATTATTTATTTGCCAGCAATAGTGTTTATTGCACTTTTTTTCTTCACGCTATATAAGCATCCACGCTTTCGTTTTTTTGCGTTGCTAATCATGATTGGCATGCCAATGCATTTTAGTCCGATTATCGGAAGTGTTTTTAATGGGTTTTCCGCTCCGCAATACCGCTGGGAACATTTCTTATACCTATGTTTCGCGGGGATTATCGCATGCGTCTATGATCATGTGAAAGAATTTCAATTGCGCCATGTAATCTATGGTTCTTCAACTTTTATAGGTGTCGTCCTAGTTGTCGTCATTTACGATTGGAGTTCATTCCCAGACAGGTGGATTGAACTTACAATTCCATTGCTATCATTGTTGACGATTTTACTTTATGTGATGCTGATGAAATTGAATGCAACACGAGCCCGTCTTTCTTTTATGATTGCAACTGTTTTTATCGTCTTAAGTACAGCGAATTATTATCAGGCGACGATACTAACGACGGCTTCAAAAGTGACCAGCGAAGACTATATGAACTCGGAATTCTATAATTCTCCCGAGCAACAGCAGCTGATCACCAAGTTAACAGCTCAGTCGACGGATGCGCATAGCAGGATCGATTGGCTTGCGCCTACAAGAAATAATACGCCGATTGTGCAAGAATTCGATGGGATGAGTGTTTACTCGAGCATCCTGAACAAGCATTTGCTCCACTTTTATTACGAAGATTTACAAATAGACATGCCGTTTGAAAGCGTTAGCCGATACGCTTCTTTAGGCGTGCGAACAAATTTATATAGTTTGTTGAACGGCCAATTTTACATGCGCGACAAGGATGAAAAAGCTGTGCCCTATGGTTTTAATGAAGTCGAGAAGTCAGCGAATTATAGCGCCTATGAGAATAACTATCTTCTTCCTTCATTCCGAAAAACAAGTACGCTGTACAACAGTGCCTTAATGAAAGAGGAACCGATTTTGGCAAGAGAACATGCGATGCTCCAAGGAGCAATTGTCGAGGGTGATCATGAATTTACAGACCCCCCTCAAGTGCTGGAATTGACTGATTACGAATTAACCCCCTTTGACGCGAAATATGATGGCAAGCTGCTTGAAGTCGCTGAATCAGGAGGACTAACTTTTCAGTTCAATGAAAACGTAGGTGACGGCGATATTTATGTTTCTTTTTACATAGAAGGGATTAAACAGCCAGAGCGTTTTTTATTGGAAATAAACGAATATAATACGCTTAGAAAAGCATCAAAGTCGATTTACCGGACGGGTGTCAACCAATTAACGATCCGAATAAAAGCGGATGACTTCGTTAAATTAACACTACCGAAAGGGAACTATCATTTACGCGATATTCGATTCTACAAGGAAGATTATGAAATGCTGAAAAAAGTGAAGACATTCTATGATAATGAAGAACCTTTGCCTATTCAGTGGGAAAATGGAAATGTAACTGGATCCGTGGTTAGTGAACAACCAGGTGAAATCATTGTTACTCCGATTCCATTTGAACTCGGCTGGTCGCTACGTGTAGACGGTGATTCAGTACCATTAGAAAAAGTGAATTTCGCCTTCCTCGGAATTCCTTTGACTGAAGGCGTGAATGAAATCAAAATGAAGTATCGACCGCCTTACTTTGGTTTGACGTGGAAGATGAGCGTTTTCGGTTTGTTGTTGTTAGGTATTGTTACGGTTTGTCAATATAGAAAAAGAAAATATTCATAA